Proteins co-encoded in one Yamadazyma tenuis chromosome 1, complete sequence genomic window:
- a CDS encoding uncharacterized protein (EggNog:ENOG503NX9W; COG:V; MEROPS:MER0026262) — protein MVTTEQIRSIAKKLDKLLVNVTESKSPEKQPKVPGVVLGVTDANETLYFNYNGVLDLESNTPVTKDTVFCYFSCTKALTAFGLLKLYEQKKLSLDDEVRKYVPDIDELYIVDKGTVDPNTGHFTKPPRKPSTAVTIKHLLTMTAGMSYPFLSKEYSLLGSLRNPHISSGTPTRDLFKTDKTPLIGEPGQEFSYGHSMDWVGLVIESITGKTLGQYLKEVLFDPVGMSSCTFHVKNTQHLIRTHLRGRNGKIRLYPKGTQLDPVIDMGGQGCFGNVEDYLKFIRLWINFGYSPDAGKRLLQEDLAVYAVKNHLPANQVIKFDIPDFPDLKDGFTLAGMAVTEEEPATGRPVGSVYWSGLANLYYWVDHVNKIGGFWGSQILPMADPHSFLGYCKMEMAVYDTLGGDDDDDSDEDEDDGEDDGKPYPRL, from the coding sequence atgGTGACAACTGAACAAATTCGGTCTATAGCCAAGAAGCTCGACAAGTTGCTTGTCAATGTAACTGAACTGAAATCGCCAGAAAAACAACCCAAAGTACCTGGTGTGGTTTTGGGAGTTACTGATGCCAATGAAACGCTTTACTTTAACTACAATGGAGTATTGGATTTGGAATCAAATACTCCCGTCACCAAGGATACAGTGTTTTGCTACTTCTCGTGTACTAAAGCCTTGACTGCCTTTGGGCTCTTGAAGCTCTACGAACAGAAAAAGCTCCtgcttgatgatgaagttCGAAAATATGTTCCTGATATCGATGAGCTTTACATTGTGGATAAGGGAACAGTTGATCCCAACACAGGTCATTTCACTAAACCTCCTCGCAAACCCAGTACGGCCGTAACCATCAAACATCTCCTTACCATGACTGCTGGTATGTCGTACCCATTTTTGAGTAAAGAGTATTCGCTTTTGGGATCTCTAAGAAACCCTCACATAAGCTCGGGGACTCCCACAAGAGATCTTTTTAAAACCGACAAGACCCCTTTGATTGGAGAGCCTGGCCAGGAGTTTCTGTACGGCCACAGCATGGACTGGGTTGGGTTGGTGATTGAAAGTATCACTGGTAAGACCTTGGGACAATACTTGAAGGAGGTTCTATTTGACCCAGTGGGAATGAGCTCATGTACTTTCCATGTAAAAAATACCCAACACTTGATCAGAACCCATTTGAGAGGAAGAAATGGCAAGATCCGCTTGTATCCCAAAGGAACTCAATTAGATCCTGTGATTGATATGGGAGGCCAAGGGTGTTTTGGCAATGTTGAGGACTATTTGAAATTTATCAGACTTTGGATCAACTTTGGATATTCTCCCGACGCTGGGAAGCGGCTTTTACAAGAAGATTTAGCAGTCTATGCGGTAAAGAATCATCTTCCTGCCAATCAGGTCATCAAGTTCGATATTCCAGATTTTCCAGATTTGAAAGATGGGTTTACCTTAGCGGGAATGGCCGttactgaagaagaacctgCAACTGGCAGACCAGTTGGGTCGGTCTATTGGAGCGGCTTGGCTAATCTCTACTACTGGGTGGATCACGTGAACAAGATTGGAGGCTTCTGGGGGTCCCAGATTTTGCCCATGGCAGACCCACATTCTTTCTTAGGTTACTGTAAGATGGAGATGGCTGTATACGATACACTCGGCGGtgacgacgacgacgacagtgatgaggatgaggatgatggtgaagatgatggaAAGCCATATCCTAGGCTTTAG
- the MDH2 gene encoding malate DEHYDROGENASE, NAD-dependent (EggNog:ENOG503NWAG; COG:C): MKVTVCGAAGGIGQPLSLLLKLNPHVDELALFDIVNVHGVAADLNHINTPAKVTGHQPKDKADQSAVRAALERSDLVVIPAGVPRKPGMTRADLFNINASIIRDLVKNIGLTCPDASILIISNPVNSTVPIAAEVLKKLGVFNPSKLFGVTTLDSVRAETFLGDLVGEPAPEVKGRISVIGGHSGDTIIPLVNITTSISQKVQKISTSDYDNFINRVQFGGDEVVKAKNGAGSATLSMAYAGYRFAENILQSYFSSTFNSYYINDSAYIYLPGFEKGEKLSKKYLDGIDYFAVPVALRNGAVESLVNPFEEFTISDAEKQLISKALPGLKKSIEQGAAFVTGTKL; this comes from the coding sequence ATGAAAGTTACTGTTTGTGGAGCCGCCGGTGGAATCGGTCAGCCGCTTTCCCTCTTATTGAAACTCAACCCCCACGTCGATGAGTTGGCTCTTTTCGACATTGTCAACGTTCATGGAGTGGCTGCTGACTTGAACCACATCAACACCCCAGCAAAAGTCACTGGACACCAGCCAAAAGACAAGGCCGACCAGCTGGCTGTACGCGCGGCATTGGAGAGATCTGATCTCGTGGTAATCCCTGCGGGTGTCCCCAGAAAGCCAGGTATGACACGTGctgacttgttcaacattAACGCCTCGATCATCAGagacttggtcaagaacATCGGCCTCACGTGCCCCGACGCATCTATATTGATCATTTCGAACCCCGTTAACTCTACCGTGCCTATTGCTGCTGAagtattgaagaagttgggcGTATTCAACCCCAGTAAATTGTTTGGTGTTACTACCTTGGACTCGGTGAGAGCAGAGACATTTTTGGGAGATTTGGTGGGAGAGCCTGCCCCTGAAGTCAAAGGTCGTATTTCCGTCATTGGTGGCCATTCGGGTGACACCATCATCCCATTGGTGAACATCACCACCTCCATCTCGCAAAAGGTGCAGAAGATCCTGACCTCAGACTACgacaatttcatcaacCGGGTGCAATTTGGAGGAGATGAAGTGGTAAAGGCCAAGAACGGGGCTGGCTCTGCCACCTTGTCCATGGCATATGCTGGCTACAGATTTGCCGAGAATATCTTGCAGTCATACTTTTCTAGTACTTTCAACTCCTACTATATTAATGACTCGGCATACATTTATTTGCCTGGTTTCGAGAAGGGTGAAAAATTAAGCAAGAAGTACTTAGATGGAATTGACTATTTTGCTGTGCCGGTTGCATTGAGAAACGGAGCGGTGGAATCGCTTGTGAATCCGTTTGAGGAGTTCACCATCAGTGATGCTGAAAAACAGTTGATATCTAAGGCCTTGCCAGGTTTAAAGAAGTCGATTGAACAAGGAGCTGCGTTTGTGACCGGAACGAAGCTTTGA
- the MET12 gene encoding methylenetetrahydrofolate reductase 1 (COG:E; EggNog:ENOG503NVAK), with product MGILELLFGLWLATTVMAFACDAEKIAKYDFQSIKGVYSAVQSKKTPPSVSETTWSLGICDRISDIPECKDSELCGTTRVTLDGETFVTQVIKVHDVAAQFLPILKSKSQSGIADKDNGGVRAEYNNIKWGDQRVKVSASFMCPGIDYVGDLDSLSLSSFSNTEVKLEMYTKAACANKQPHKHKADDGESWGWFTWIFIFFVLFLSIYIIGGAWFQYNKGNSIDFQTALKEVVENFVDVIKGLPIFVKEIIEKFTGNANRVANIDQGKFVSFEFFPPKTDAGFRNLLARLSRMKALNPLFITITWGAGGSTSEKSLELAAICQKQLGITTVLHLTCTNTNKEIIDAALVQAKKNGIRNILALRGDVPRTEEYWTPNCDFLSATDLVKYIRSQHGKEFCVGVAGYPEGHVDGSDYTNQNPEKDIPYLIEKVQAGADYIITQLFYDVDKFVKYHQLLKSYDELKDLLVIPGLLPINTFNSFKKATKLSHATIPQSILDRVSRHKLNDDEVKAVGIKILNEIIAEVSEKTDIKGFHFYTLNLEKAAASIIETSSVLQDGLKVRDDIAESDEEIEIEIPQKSFKRRQSSVSSGVDPKPHFKSLIAISKGKGQMGKDANWDDFPNGRFGDSNSPAYGEIDGYGPNLKVESSEKAVELWTTPESTLDLARVFIDYLSNKIPQLPWVDTPLDIETSIIQEQLFELNLRGWFSTASQPATNACPSNDKIFGWGPANGIVYQKAFVELFVPKHDWDQKIFPALKPQIENKTITYFLGDNKGQIQTNLSNHQSKSAVTWGVFPSKEILQPTLIDLDSFKAWNEEAFLLWLEWARCYKKATNTYTFLNFIYENYYLVSLIHHDFVDENGLWDSLLDIE from the exons ATGGGAATCCTCGAGTTACTCTTCGGCCTTTGGCTAGCGACGACTGTCATGGCATTCGCCTGCGACGCCGAAAAGATTGCGAAGTATGATTTCCAGTCCATCAAGGGTGTGTACTCGGCGGTCCAGTCCAAGAAAACACCTCCTAGTGTCTCAGAGACTACCTGGTCTTTAGGAATCTGTGATCGCATTAGTGACATTCCTGAGTGCAAAGATTCAGAGTTGTGTGGAACTACACGTGTCACTTTGGATGGAGAAACTTTTGTCACCCAAGTAATCAAGGTCCATGATGTTGCTGCTCAGTTTTTGCCTATCTTGAAATCCAAATCCCAAAGCGGCATTGCAGACAAAGATAACGGTGGAGTTCGAGCAGAatacaacaacatcaaatGGGGCGACCAGAGGGTAAAGGTAAGTGCCTCGTTTATGTGTCCCGGCATTGATTACGTGGGAGACTTAGATAGTTTGAGCTTATCTCTGTTTTCTAATACCGAGGTGAAGTTAGAGATGTACACTAAAGCAGCCTGTGCCAACAAGCAGCCACACAAGCACAAGGCCGATGATGGCGAGAGCTGGGGTTGGTTCACGTGGATATTCATCTTTTTCGTGTTGTTTTTAAGTATCTACATCATTGGCGGGGCATGGTTCCAGTACAATAAGGGCAATTCAATTGATTTCCAAACTGCTTTGAAAGAAGTGGTGGAGAACTTTGTGGATGTCATCAAGGGGTTACCGATATTCGTCAAGGAGATAATCGAAAAGTTCACCGGGAACGCTAATAGAG TAGCCAACATCGACCAGGGTAAATTCGTGTCTTTTGAATTCTTCCCTCCCAAGACCGATGCTGGGTTTCGTAACTTATTGGCACGGTTGTCGCGGATGAAGGCATTAAACCCGCTTTTCATCACTATTACCTGGGGTGCCGGTGGATCTACCTCAGAAAAATCATTGGAACTTGCCGCCATTTGCCAGAAGCAGTTGGGAATCACCACTGTCTTACATCTCACATGtaccaacaccaataaGGAGATCATTGATGCGGCGTTGGTGCAGGCCAAAAAAAATGGTATTAGAAACATTTTGGCATTGAGAGGTGATGTTCCAAGAACAGAAGAATACTGGACTCCAAATTGTGACTTTTTGTCTGCCACCgacttggtcaaatatATAAGATCCCAACACGGTAAAGAGTTCTGTGTGGGGGTAGCAGGGTATCCAGAAGGTCATGTGGATGGATCCGATTATACCAACCAGAACCCAGAAAAAGATATACCTTACTTGATCGAGAAAGTTCAGGCCGGTGCTGATTATATCATTACCCAGTTGTTTTACGACGTTGACAAGTTTGTCAAGTACCACCAATTACTTAAATCGTatgatgagttgaaggacttgTTAGTTATTCCTGGTTTGTTGCCTATTAACACATTTAACAGTTTCAAGAAAGCTACTAAGTTATCACATGCCACCATTCCTCAGTCAATCTTGGACAGGGTTCTGCGCCATAAACTTAACGATGATGAGGTAAAGGCCGTGGGGATCAAGATTTTAAATGAGATCATTGCTGAAGTCAGTGAGAAAACCGATATCAAAGGATTTCACTTCTacaccttgaacttggaaaaagcCGCTGCATCAATCATAGAGACATCTTCTGTCTTACAGGACGGCTTAAAAGTCAGGGATGATATAGCTGAATCGGACGAAGAGATTGAAATCGAAATACCTCAAAAGTCATTTAAGAGAAGACAATCATCGGTATCTTCCGGAGTGGACCCTAAACCTcacttcaagtctttgataGCAATCAGTAAAGGGAAGGGACAAATGGGTAAAGATGCCAACTGGGATGATTTCCCCAACGGTCGGTTTGGGGATTCGAATTCCCCAGCCTACGGAGAAATTGACGGATACGGACCTAACTTGAAGGTAGAATCGCTGGAAAAAGCGGTAGAGCTTTGGACTACACCTGAAAGCACTCTTGACTTGGCCCGGGTATTCATCGACTACTTATCCAACAAGATTCCTCAATTACCGTGGGTAGATACTCCTTTGGACATCGAAACGTCCATTATTCAAGAGCAACTTTTTGAATTGAATTTGAGAGGTTGGTTTTCCACAGCATCTCAACCGGCCACAAACGCATGCCCCTCAAATGATAAAATCTTTGGCTGGGGACCTGCCAACGGAATTGTATATCAAAAGGCATTTGTGGAATTATTTGTCCCTAAACATGATTGGGACCAGAAGATTTTCCCGGCGTTGAAACCACAAATTGAAAATAAAACCATCACCTACTTCCTTGGGGACAATAAGGGACAGATTCAAACCAACTTATCTAATCACCAGAGTAAGTCTGCTGTAACTTGGGGAGTTTTCCCTCTGAAAgaaattttgcagccaacaTTAATTGACCTCGACTCATTTAAAGCCTGGAATGAGGAAGCGTTCCTTTTATGGCTCGAGTGGGCGAGATGCTACAAAAAGGCAACCAATACCTATAcgtttttgaacttcattTATGAAAACTACTACTTAGTGAGTTTGATCCATCATGATTTCGTCGATGAAAATGGCTTATGGGACTCGTTGTTGGATATCGAATAG
- a CDS encoding uncharacterized protein (COG:S; EggNog:ENOG503P6NE), whose protein sequence is MSNPERNAFNPQEFANKPSDQTRLPVAFNVIHVDDISKSKIAKLEEWMKYKDPNEVGVDRLNRSGAGTNQHIIREIDVSDNDNARLMETTSLFDSSVYKLTLRDNFDNYCFAYEYNDKLPFLRTGSTLPIPIKLGGKLIISSGATVANGALLVDRKVCKYIGVDESSELVKALNSNLVEKSINILQNPEL, encoded by the coding sequence ATGAGCAATCCAGAAAGGAACGCATTCAATCCACAGGAGTTTGCTAATAAGCCGTCAGATCAAACCCGCTTACCGGTGGCATTTAACGTGATccatgttgatgatatttcaAAGCTGAAAATAGCCAAATTGGAGGAATGGATGAAATATAAAGATCCTAACGAGGTGGGTGTCGACAGGCTAAATAGATCAGGTGCTGGCACCAACCAACACATTATTCGGGAAATCGATGTTTCCGACAATGATAACGCCCGGTTAATGGAAACAACGCTGTTATTCGATCTGAGTGTCTATAAGTTGACCCTTAGGGACAACTTTGATAACTACTGCTTTGCTTATGAGTACAATGACAAGCTTCCATTTCTAAGAACAGGAAGCactcttccaattccaattaAACTCGGGGGCAAATTGATCATAAGCCTGGGAGCCACGGTGGCCAATGGGGCCTTGCTAGTTGATCGAAAAGTGTGTAAATACATTGGAGTAGACGAGAGTTCTGAGTTGGTCAAAGCATTGAATTCTAACTTGGTGGAGAAATCTATAAATATTTTACAAAATCCCGAATTATGA
- the RAD16 gene encoding DNA repair protein RAD16 (COG:L; EggNog:ENOG503NWVW; BUSCO:EOG09260AZK), producing MSLFVGEDDDTETELLAQTEAHVEVPVQELERSLPTTALEPDVSELPEPIKLSLPLKYQREIVSDLLAKDALLILGKGLGWEIIVANILYILNLSNLKDKLPNPPANRKSLLILLNANEVENHKIAADLLELQASMTVVGGESTVVDKRRQIYQKGGVVSITSRILVVDLLSEVLKPEEINGLFVLHAERIKETSNESFIVNLYRDQNEWGFIKAFSDDPESFTGFTPLASRLRHLKLSNTLLWPRFHVDVIESLSFRHKKFHRDLKTVNEINIKLSYKMTRIQSALLTCIEQCLKELIRHCQSLSTDYWDIENLYDPDFVHRIRNSLESHWHRLTQTPKSLVYDLGFLKGLLSSLLTRDSLTFYQIVQSAVDGNLRRSVNTSGTMNLTSMSPWLNSDVAPTITSYAKERALGMSKYVGSDGVESVEYNLEPLPKWIELNKLLKEIGPNSRILVMASDRMVVEELQCLIQKFIMTGEINSRSYMVSKLRGYLMWKELSKLRRQLSNDVNDDEQDDIVVSKTFKRSRENASIRRRTRGASSVANVNRLYSVDDSDRNPESADIDTAVLEKLELENQENEPKEFSKAHVKQEPNENELEDDDLIIIDEQRYTIEVQSFNSKTDDTLLNEFKPTHIIFYEPNLSFIRRVENYQGVHFNEPAKVYMMFYGTSAEEQSSLVQMKKEKEAFTRLIREKANLSKHFETKEDTKFTITKKHVVNTRIAGGQRFQTEDDEFRVIVDVREFNSSLPNLLYRVGSKVIPCMLTIGDYILTPKICVERKAIPDLIASFQSGRLYNQCEQMSRYYELPVLLIEFDEEKSFSFEPFSESRTRPGAPVSNNTNRFLQDHIQNKITMLLISFPKLKIIWSSSPYQTAQIFIELKAGEEAPDITSAINKGLNSDESPALYNEGAIDLLQSIPGINASNFHLIMNRVRNIEEMVKLTKQDFCDILGEENGAKAYNFINRSVRP from the coding sequence ATGTCGTTGTTTGTAggagaagatgatgatactgaAACCGAGCTCCTCGCCCAAACAGAAGCTCATGTGGAAGTGCCGGTTCAGGAGCTCGAAAGGCTGCTACCGACCACGGCCTTAGAGCCAGATGTTTCAGAACTTCCTGAACCTATTAAGTTGAGCCTACCGCTCAAATATCAGCGAGAAATAGTCAGTGATTTGCTCGCCAAAGACGCGTTGCTTATTCTTGGGAAAGGCTTGGGGTGGGAGATTATAGTTGCCAATATCCTTTATATCTTAAACTTGTCGAATTTAAAGGACAAGCTTCCCAATCCACCTGCAAACCGCAAGAGCTTACTTATCTTGCTCAACGCTAATGAGGTTGAAAACCACAAAATTGCTGCTGATTTGCTTGAATTGCAAGCTTCTATGACTGTGGTAGGAGGAGAGTCCACGGTGGTAGACAAGAGACGACAAATCTACCAGAAGGGTGGAGTTGTGTCAATAACACTGAGAATCTTGGTAGTAGACTTGCTTTCAGAGGTCTTGAAGCCGGAGGAAATCAACGGGTTGTTTGTCCTCCATGCCGAGCGAATCAAGGAGACGTCGAATGAGTCGTTCATTGTGAACTTGTATCGTGACCAAAATGAGTGGGGGTTTATCAAAGCATTTTCTGATGATCCTGAGCTGTTCACTGGATTCACGCCATTAGCAAGTCGATTGCGGCACCTCAAGCTATCCAATACTCTTCTTTGGCCCCGATTTCATGTGGACGTCATTGAGTCCTTGAGCTTTAGACATAAAAAGTTTCACagagacttgaagacgGTGAATGAGATTAACATCAAGCTTTCGTATAAGATGACCAGAATCCAGTCGGCACTTTTAACTTGTATCGAGCAGTgtttgaaggagttgataCGACACTGCCAGCTGCTATCCACCGACTACTGGGATATAGAAAATCTATATGATCCAGACTTTGTACATCGGATTCGGAACCTGCTTGAATCTCATTGGCACCGATTGACCCAAACTCCCAAACTGTTGGTCTATGACCTTGGGTTCTTGAAGGGATTACTTCTGTCATTATTGACGAGGGACTCGTTGACGTTCTACCAGATTGTCCAGAGTGCGGTAGATGGTAACTTGAGGCGGTCAGTAAACACTTCAGGAACCATGAACCTAACATCGATGAGTCCGTGGTTGAACTCGGATGTGGCACCGACCATCACGTCATATGCCAAAGAAAGGGCTCTCGGAATGTCCAAATACGTAGGTAgtgatggagttgaatcCGTGGAGTATAACCTTGAACCTCTCCCCAAATGGATCGAGTTAAACAAACTTCTCAAAGAAATTGGTCCAAACTCCCGGATTTTGGTCATGGCATCAGACAGaatggttgttgaagagcttCAATGTCTTATTCAGAAATTTATAATGACAGGTGAGATAAATTCCAGAAGCTACATGGTTTCTAAGCTTAGAGGGTATTTGATGTGGAAAGAATTGAGTAAACTTCGAAGACAACTTAGTAACGATGTGAATGATGATGAGCAAGACGATATAGTTGTATCGAAGACATTCAAAAGAAGCAGAGAAAATGCCAGCATCCGAAGAAGAACGAGAGGTGCCTCATCAGTTGCGAATGTTAATAGGCTCTATTCGGTCGACGATAGCGACCGTAACCCTGAATCAGCTGATATAGATACCGCTGTTCTTGAGAAACTTGAGCTCGAAAATCAGGAGAATGAGCCAAAGGAATTTCTGAAAGCTCACGTCAAGCAGGAGCCTAATGAAAACGAGttagaagatgatgatttaATAatcattgatgaacaaaGGTACACTATAGAGGTTCAGTCGTTCAACTCAAAGACCGATGATACACTTCTTAACGAATTCAAACCCACGCATATCATCTTTTATGAGCCCAACCTTTCATTTATTCgaagagttgaaaattACCAAGGAGTGCATTTCAATGAACCTGCAAAGGTGTACATGATGTTCTATGGAACGTCAGCAGAGGAGCAACTGTCGTTGGTGCAAATGAAAAAGGAGAAGGAGGCGTTTACACGGTTAATTCGAGAAAAAGCCAACTTGAGCAAGCATTTCGAAACTAAGGAAGATACCAAGTTCACCATTACCAAAAAGCACGTTGTAAACACCAGGATTGCAGGAGGACAGAGATTCCAAACTGAGGATGACGAGTTCAGAGTCATAGTGGATGTTCGAGAATTCAATTCATCACTTCCAAACCTACTCTATCGTGTTGGTAGTAAAGTCATCCCGTGTATGTTGACCATTGGAGATTACATTTTAACTCCCAAGATCtgtgttgaaagaaaagcTATCCCTGATTTGATTGCGAGTTTTCAAAGTGGACGTCTATATAACCAGTGTGAACAGATGTCTAGATACTACGAACTTCCCGTCCTATTGATTGAATTCGATGAGGAAAAGTCGTTTTCTTTTGAACCTTTCAGCGAATCCCGTACAAGGCCAGGAGCTCCCGTCAGTAACAACACAAACCGGTTCCTCCAGGACCATATTCAGAACAAGATTACCATGTTACTCATCTCATTCCCCAAGCTCAAGATCATCTGGTCGTCTTCCCCATACCAAACTGCACAAATATTCATCGAATTGAAAGCAGGTGAAGAGGCTCCTGACATCACGCTGGCCATAAACAAAGGATTGAACTCGGATGAGCTGCCTGCCTTATACAACGAAGGAGCTATTGACTTGCTCCAAAGTATTCCTGGAATCAATGCTTCAAACTTCCACTTGATAATGAACCGAGTACGCAATATCGAGGAAATGGTCAAACTCACAAAACAAGATTTTTGCGATATCTTGGGAGAAGAAAACGGAGCTAAAGCCTAtaacttcatcaacagacTGGTTCGTCCGTAA